In bacterium, one genomic interval encodes:
- a CDS encoding cytochrome c3 family protein: GGGQAVAPAPAATGETEPATAARSTDPCERCHAEGGMAGAKAVGQGGHPVGITPGQDYGPDLPLFDPAGRRRPRGRIACATCHEPHRWEPPGGSGGGSKAATSFLRLGADGYAPLCFPCHADKSMVVGTDHDLRVTAPRAVNLAGENAEASGVCGACHAVHDAPSAFALWDRRYGSGWDERSRICTGCHQPNNEQGAHVPPRTDVHLVNYPGRGMVNRLFTPTRSVTGGKKDILLFAEDGTPAENGYLSCASCHDVHRWESDVSSSGAGVPVEGDLANSFLRVPPSGLQDTLCADCHGASLLEHYRNYHYPEGK; the protein is encoded by the coding sequence ACGGCGGCGGTCAGGCCGTCGCGCCGGCCCCGGCCGCCACGGGGGAGACCGAGCCGGCCACGGCAGCGCGGTCCACTGACCCGTGCGAACGCTGCCATGCGGAGGGCGGCATGGCGGGGGCAAAGGCAGTCGGTCAGGGCGGGCACCCGGTGGGCATCACCCCCGGCCAGGACTACGGGCCCGATCTGCCGCTCTTCGATCCTGCCGGCCGCCGCCGGCCGCGCGGAAGGATCGCCTGCGCGACCTGCCACGAGCCGCACCGCTGGGAACCGCCGGGCGGCTCCGGGGGCGGCTCGAAGGCGGCGACGAGCTTCCTGCGCCTCGGTGCGGACGGCTACGCGCCGCTGTGCTTCCCGTGCCACGCCGACAAGTCGATGGTCGTCGGGACGGACCACGACCTGCGCGTGACGGCCCCCCGCGCGGTCAACCTCGCCGGCGAGAACGCCGAGGCCAGCGGGGTCTGCGGCGCCTGCCACGCCGTGCACGACGCGCCCTCGGCGTTCGCGCTCTGGGACCGCCGCTACGGCAGCGGCTGGGACGAGCGCAGCCGGATCTGCACCGGGTGCCACCAGCCGAACAACGAGCAGGGCGCGCACGTGCCGCCGCGGACCGACGTGCACCTGGTGAACTACCCGGGCCGCGGCATGGTGAACCGACTGTTCACGCCGACCAGGTCGGTGACCGGCGGGAAGAAGGACATCCTGCTGTTCGCCGAGGACGGCACCCCGGCGGAGAACGGCTATCTCTCCTGCGCCTCCTGCCATGACGTGCACCGCTGGGAGAGCGACGTCAGCAGTTCGGGCGCGGGCGTCCCGGTCGAGGGCGACCTGGCGAACAGCTTCCTCCGCGTGCCGCCCTCGGGACTCCAGGACACCCTGTGCGCGGACTGCCACGGGGCCTCGCTGCTCGAACACTACCGCAACTACCACTATCCGGAAGGCAAGTAA